The Thioalbus denitrificans DNA window TCTCCCCACATGCCTCCCAATCCCCGCGCAGAAACAGAAACAGGGGCACCAGGAACAGGAACGGCTCCAGCCAGCGCGCCTTGAATTGGGAGAAGCCGAATACCAGCATCATCACCACCAGCAGCACGAACACCACCACGAAGAAGCGCCCCAGCAGCGCCCGCACCTCGACGGCGAATGGGTCCACAGCGGTACTGGTCCGCCAGCGGAACATCCCCGGAAACGCCAGCAGCGCCACCAGCCAGAAGGGGGTCAGGAACAGCCACGTCTCATAGGTGAGCGAGCCCAGCCCACGCAGGAACGCCTCCAGCCCGGGCCCGGAGACCTTGAGCGCCTGGAGCGTATCGCCGGTGGCCGCCTGGACATGCTCCTGGACCCAGAGGCCGTGGGGCAGGAACAGCGCCACCGCTATGGCGATGGCGAGCAGGATCCGCGGATCCCGGGCCGCCGCCCGCCAGGCGGGGGCCAGCAGCGCGGCCAGGAACAGCGCCAGGGCGAACAGCGCGAAGTTGTACTTGGACAGCAGCCCGAGCCCCAGCACCAGCCCCAGCAGCAGGTAATCCAGCGTCTGCCGCCGGGCGCGGAAGCGCAGCACCAGGTAGGAGGAGAGGTTACACAGGGCCAGCATCAACACCGAGTGGCTGCGATCCTTCTGCGACTCCCAGGCGATTTCCGGCAGCAGCAGCAGCGACAGCGTCACCAGCACGGCGGGCAGCAAGCGTCCGCCGAAGGCCAGCCGGGCGGAGAGGAAACAGAACGCGAAGGCCGTGAACAGCAGCAGCTGCTTGAGCAGCGACAGCGCCAGCACGCCCTTGCCGAACAGGGCGAAGAAGCCCCACTGCAACCAGGTGTAGAGAGGCGGCTGGGAGGCATAGCCCCAGGCCAGCTGCTGGGTCATCAGCAGCTGCTCGGCCTCGTCCAGCTCGAAGCTGTCCGACAGGAACAGCCGCAAGACCAGATGCAGCAGGAAATACCCCCCCAGCAGGGCGACAAACGCGCCACTGCCGGCAGCCACCCTCGTGCCGCCTTCACTCATTGCATCGTCCCCCCGGGAGCACGCCCTCCCTGGCGAACGAACCGCAATCTTAAAAGCCGTTTTTTGAACAGGCAATTCTCGCTATTCTGGCCCCGTAATCAACCCAAACAATCGCCGATCGTGGTGAAGATCTTGTGACAGGAGCCGATCCGATGTCCGAAGAAGGCCGTTTCACCATCCGCATGGAGCACCTGCAGGACTACGAGTTCAAGGTGAAATTCGACTGGGAGCAGGCCGCCGAGGTGCTCATGGACGAACCCCCGCCGCTGGGCGGCAAGGCCGGCCCCAACGCCGCGCGGATGCTGGCCGCGGCGGCCGCCAACTGCCTCAGCGCCAGCCTGCTCTACTGCGTGAGCAAGGAGGATGTCCCCGCCGGGAGCGTGCGGACCGAGGCCACGGTCAGCCTGGTGCGCAACGAACAGAAGCGGCTGCGCATCGGCGCCATGGAGGTGCGCCTGCAGGTGGGCGGGGAGCTCACCGAATCGGCGCGCATGAAGCGCTGCCTGGACCTGTTCGAGGACTTCTGCGTGGTGAGCGCCAGCATCCGCGCGGGCATCCCCATCGCCGTGGAGGTGGTGGACCCGGCGGGCGCGGTGCTGCACCGCTCGGAGTGACGGCCGGTCCTCGGGGTACTGCTGAGCTGCCAGCCCAGTCGTGCAAGAAACGGCCAGGTTTCTATGCATGTCATGCCTGTCATGTATAAAAAATACGATTTTCTTGACATGATTTGATTTCATGTATACAAAACCCGAAAGCCTTATACAGGTACCTCCCCTACGTGATGGCTCCCACCCTACCCCTTCTGCCGCCCAGGACCGAGCTGGAGACCCGGGCGGTACTCAAACGGCTTGCGCCGGCGCACCGGTTCCTGGCGGAACTGAAGGGTCTGGCGTCGACGATCCCGAACGAGCACATTCTGATCAACACGCTCGCACTGCAGGAAGCGAAGGACAGCTCCGAAATCGAAAACATCATCACCACGCAGGACGAGTTGTACAAGGCGGACCTCTTCTCCGACTACATCCGCGATCCCGCGGCGAAGGAGGTGAGCCGCTATGCCACGGCACTCAAGAAAGGCTTCGAGCTGGTTTCCCGCGACCACCTGCTGACCACTAATCGCATCCTGGATATACACCACGAGTTGGTGCTTAACGACGCGGGTATTCGCAAGGTGCCCGGCACGGCACTGAAGAACGAGCGAACCGGTGCGACCGTCTACACGCCGCCGCAGGATCACGCCGAACTTGTGCGACTGATGACGAACCTTGAGCAGTTCATCAATGACGATGCCCTGAGTGATGCCGACCCGCTGGTGAAGATGGCCGTGATCCATCACCAGTTCGAGAGCATTCACCCGTTCTACGACGGCAACGGGCGTACGGGCCGGATCATCAACATCCTCTACCTGGTCGCCAAAGGCCTGCTCAACATCCCGGTGCTGTATCTCAGCCGCTACGTCATCCACACCAAGACCGAGTACTACCGGCTGCTGCAGGAGACCCGGGACACGGGCGACTGGGAGCCTTGGATCCTCTACATACTGCAGGGTGTGGAGCTGACCGCGCGGCAGACCATCTGGATCATCGGCCGCATCAAGGCATTGATGATGGATTACAAGCATCGCATCCGGACGGATCTGCCGAAGATCTACAGCCAAGACCTGCTCAACAACCTGTTCAAGCACCCCTACACCAAGATCGAGGCACTGCAGAATGACCTGCGCGTATCCCGATTGACCGCTACCAAGTACCTCGACCTGCTGGCCGCGGATGGGTTTGTCGAGAAACACAAGATCGGACGCTACAACTACTACATCAACCTGCCGTTGATGCGGGTCTTCACGGAAGTCCCGGACAAGCCAGAAGCATTGGAAACCCACCCACAGGTGGGCGAGTGACGAGAGACAATGAAGCCTGCCCGTGACCCCGCCAACCGGACAAAAAGAGGCATTCACCCGCGTCGTCATCGACACCCAGTTGAAGGATGTAGGCTGGGACATGACCGATGGCCACAGCGTGCGCTACGCGGGTTTCCAATACCATTGCCACCGTTGCTTCCGCAAGACCGATTTGTACAACGATGCAAAGATGTGCTCGCCCTTGAGGCTCAGGGGGGGCGGCTGATTCAGCCAGCGAATTGGCCTTTCAGGCACTACTGCACCAAGCATTCTCAGGTAACCTATAAACAATGCCCGAATGACTTCGTAATCCTTCGTGGATGAATCCTGATACAGATCGAGCCACAGCCACATGCTGACCCACATCACGATCCGCAACTTCAAGGGCTTCGACGAGGTCTCCTTCGAACTCGGCGACCGCGTCATTTTCATCGGTCCGAACAACTCGGGCAAGACATCGGCCCTTCAGGCCCTGGCGCTGTGGGATATCGGCCTGAAGCGCTGGATCGAAAAACGCGGCACCGGCACCGTGCCTAACAAGCGCCCCGGGGTGACGGTGAACCGTCGCGACCTGATTACCGTGCCGGTACCCGATGCCAACCTCCTGTGGCGCAACTTGCACGTCCGGGAGTCGACGAAGAGCAAGGGAACCCAAAACATCCGTATCGATATCATCGTGAGCGGCGTCTCCGGCGGCGAGGAATGGCAGTGCGGGCTCGAGTTCGACTATGCGAACGAGGAGTCCTTCTATTGTCGTCCGCTGCGCCTGAGCGAGGACAAGCACCCCGAGCGCATGCAGGTACCGGAACAGGCACAGGACGTCCGGGTGGCCTACCTGCCGCCGATGTCTGGATTGACGGCAACCGAAACCCGGTTGGATGTGGGCGCCATCAATGTCCGCCTGGGTGAAGGACGCACCGCCGAGGTTTTGCGAAACCTCTGTCATCAGATTCTCGAAGGCGATAACGGCGTAGAGCGCTGGAACACGCTTGCGGAGCGTATCCATCACTTCTTTGGCATCGAGCTCGAAGAACCGCGTTACATCGCCGAGCGAGGCGAAATCACATTGGCCTATCGGGAGAGGAACATCCGGCTCGATGTCTCGTCATCCGGCCGAGGACTTCAACAGACACTGCTGTTGCTGGCCCACATGATGGTCAACCGGAAGTCCGTATTGTTGATGGACGAGCCGGATGCGCATCTGGAAATCCTCCGTCAACGCCAGATCTACCAGTTGCTCACCGAAACCGCCAGCGAGCACGGCAATCAGATCATTGCCGCCAGTCATTCGGAAGTCATCCTGAACGAGGCGGCCGACCGCGACATGGTGGTCGCGTTCGTCGGGAAGCCGCACCGCATCGATGATCGCGGTTCACAGGTCCTCAAGTCGCTGAAGGAGATCGGTTACGACCAGTACTACCAGGCCGAGGAGATGGGGTGGGTGTTGTACCTCGAGGGCTCCACGGATCTGGCCATCCTGCGAGCCTTCTCCCGGTCCCTGGGCCATCCGGTGATGGATCGCCTTGAACGGCCCTTTGCGCACTATGTGCTGAATCAGCCGCAGAAGGCACGAGATCATTTCTATGGACTGCGTGAGGCTAAAGCCGAACTCGCGGGCATCGCCATTTACGATCGACTGGACCGCGACCTGCCTGCCGATCCGAATCTTCAACAACACATGTGGAAAAGGCGGGAGATCGAAAACTATCTCTGCTCCAGGGATGTGCTGAGAAAATGGGCGAGAAACACCGCGGAAGCCGAGTCGGCCGGACCGCTTTTTGCGGGGCAATGGGAAAGCGTGATGGATGAAACGCTCACAGAGCTGGAGAGCGCGCTGGAAACCCTGGGGAAGCCATCGCCCTGGAGCGCAGACATCAAGGTCACCGACGATTTTCTCGACCCGCTGTTCGAAAAGTTTTTCAGGAAACTGGGCTTGCCGAACCTGATTCGAAAGACGGACTATCATGTCCTCGCGAAGCATGTCGACCCAGCAGACATCGATCCCGAGGTGATTGACGTTCTCGATGCGATTCAGCGGGTGGCAGGCACGGTAATCGTTTGAAGGCAGCAACCGGGGATTGCACACCTCGCTGAAGGAGGTGAACAAGGGCCCTGCTCCGCCTATCTAAAGGCACATGCGGTCAATCTGCGGTCCCGCCGCTTTTTTCTCTTCGCCTTCTGCCCTGTACCCTCTGTTGGACAAATCCTTCAGCTCCGCGAGCGGCTGCCGTCCACCTCGCGGGGGTCCTGGTGGATGGTCACGTCCGCCTCCGGGTAGGCGGCCAGGATCTCCCGCTCCACCTGCTTCGCCATGGCGTGGGCCTCGCGCAGGGGCAGCCACGCGTCCAGTTCCAGGTGCAGCTGGATGATCTTCACCAGCCCCGACTGGCGGGTGCGCAGATCGTGCACCCCGCGCACCTCCGGATGGCCGAGGGCCAGGGCCGTCACCCGCTCGCGCACCGCCTCGGGCAGCTCCCGGTCCATGAGCACGTGGAACGCCTCCCGGCCGATGCCCCAGGCGCTCCAGAAGATGTAGACGGCGATGACGATGGCGATGACGGGGTCGATCCCCTGCCAGCCGAGGCCCGCCAGCACCAGGGCGGCGATGATGCCGACGTTGGTGAGCAGGTCGGTGAGGTAGTGCAGCGAGTCGGCGCGGATGGCGGTGGAGCCGGTGTGGCGGATGGCGTGGCGCTGGATGGCCACCAGCACGGCCGTGGCGACGATGGCGAACACCATCACCACGATGCCCACCTCCAGATCGGCCAGCGGCACCGGGTGCAGCAGCCGGTCCACGGCGTGGAACACCAGGAACACCGCCGAACCGGCGATGAAGGTCGCCTGGGCCAGCCCCGCCAGCGCCTCCGACTTCCCGTGGC harbors:
- a CDS encoding ATP-dependent nuclease — translated: MLTHITIRNFKGFDEVSFELGDRVIFIGPNNSGKTSALQALALWDIGLKRWIEKRGTGTVPNKRPGVTVNRRDLITVPVPDANLLWRNLHVRESTKSKGTQNIRIDIIVSGVSGGEEWQCGLEFDYANEESFYCRPLRLSEDKHPERMQVPEQAQDVRVAYLPPMSGLTATETRLDVGAINVRLGEGRTAEVLRNLCHQILEGDNGVERWNTLAERIHHFFGIELEEPRYIAERGEITLAYRERNIRLDVSSSGRGLQQTLLLLAHMMVNRKSVLLMDEPDAHLEILRQRQIYQLLTETASEHGNQIIAASHSEVILNEAADRDMVVAFVGKPHRIDDRGSQVLKSLKEIGYDQYYQAEEMGWVLYLEGSTDLAILRAFSRSLGHPVMDRLERPFAHYVLNQPQKARDHFYGLREAKAELAGIAIYDRLDRDLPADPNLQQHMWKRREIENYLCSRDVLRKWARNTAEAESAGPLFAGQWESVMDETLTELESALETLGKPSPWSADIKVTDDFLDPLFEKFFRKLGLPNLIRKTDYHVLAKHVDPADIDPEVIDVLDAIQRVAGTVIV
- a CDS encoding glycosyltransferase family 39 protein, which encodes MSEGGTRVAAGSGAFVALLGGYFLLHLVLRLFLSDSFELDEAEQLLMTQQLAWGYASQPPLYTWLQWGFFALFGKGVLALSLLKQLLLFTAFAFCFLSARLAFGGRLLPAVLVTLSLLLLPEIAWESQKDRSHSVLMLALCNLSSYLVLRFRARRQTLDYLLLGLVLGLGLLSKYNFALFALALFLAALLAPAWRAAARDPRILLAIAIAVALFLPHGLWVQEHVQAATGDTLQALKVSGPGLEAFLRGLGSLTYETWLFLTPFWLVALLAFPGMFRWRTSTAVDPFAVEVRALLGRFFVVVFVLLVVMMLVFGFSQFKARWLEPFLFLVPLFLFLRGDWEACGERRRRVYLGVTLVFAVLVPALLAASVLGGSFRGKFTRLGHPLTAIAEQLRAAGYEGARVYADRRFVGGALLVHLDSPATQVPGAEFAPAGPDGRVVMVWQGPAEEPPADLVGIVARDTGVPGDRLPPPITLRAPYLHSDQEYEIRAVLLDKAMLAALREE
- a CDS encoding Fic family protein, whose product is MAPTLPLLPPRTELETRAVLKRLAPAHRFLAELKGLASTIPNEHILINTLALQEAKDSSEIENIITTQDELYKADLFSDYIRDPAAKEVSRYATALKKGFELVSRDHLLTTNRILDIHHELVLNDAGIRKVPGTALKNERTGATVYTPPQDHAELVRLMTNLEQFINDDALSDADPLVKMAVIHHQFESIHPFYDGNGRTGRIINILYLVAKGLLNIPVLYLSRYVIHTKTEYYRLLQETRDTGDWEPWILYILQGVELTARQTIWIIGRIKALMMDYKHRIRTDLPKIYSQDLLNNLFKHPYTKIEALQNDLRVSRLTATKYLDLLAADGFVEKHKIGRYNYYINLPLMRVFTEVPDKPEALETHPQVGE
- a CDS encoding OsmC family protein, translating into MSEEGRFTIRMEHLQDYEFKVKFDWEQAAEVLMDEPPPLGGKAGPNAARMLAAAAANCLSASLLYCVSKEDVPAGSVRTEATVSLVRNEQKRLRIGAMEVRLQVGGELTESARMKRCLDLFEDFCVVSASIRAGIPIAVEVVDPAGAVLHRSE
- a CDS encoding cation diffusion facilitator family transporter → MNAPAGLDRQARLLRRATLASVVTASVLIAAKLVAWLLTGSVSLLASLVDSLMDVAASIINLMAVRYALEPPDAQHRFGHGKSEALAGLAQATFIAGSAVFLVFHAVDRLLHPVPLADLEVGIVVMVFAIVATAVLVAIQRHAIRHTGSTAIRADSLHYLTDLLTNVGIIAALVLAGLGWQGIDPVIAIVIAVYIFWSAWGIGREAFHVLMDRELPEAVRERVTALALGHPEVRGVHDLRTRQSGLVKIIQLHLELDAWLPLREAHAMAKQVEREILAAYPEADVTIHQDPREVDGSRSRS